The genomic stretch CACTGTGACATCAGACAAATGAGAACTTTGGATGTGGAAAGAAAATGGATAACAAGAatgttttccaattttttgtAGACTTGTATGTCATAACCTTGCAATGATTTTAATTCAAAGTTAATCAAgcttaataatattttctttcttcttttgtaaaaacaagaaggggaaaaaagtggtCGCACAGGGCTGACTTGGATTACACAACTGGAGACCATGAAGCTGTCTTTAAGATTTTCACATATAAAACAGGCTGCATTGtttcaaaaggagagaggaaaaaaaggcatAAATTACTAGAATCTTCCAGCTCCTAACCAAGAGATGCTAGCCGTTTCTCCTTTCTTTAGACTCTATGAGTCAAAAATGCAATTCATCAACTGTAGCTCCAGATGGTCCTAAATCCATTCTATACTTTACAAATCTGAAGTATTTCGCCTACCAGTTTAAGAAAAATCTGGCTTATGATTAAAGTGTAAGAGTTAACAGTGCTACtctttctctttgactttcaagtttaaaaaaacaaagctttaaGTGATTAAGTGCTTGCATCCGAAGAGCAATCTGTGCCAAAGCATTTCAGGTTTCTGCCAAAGGGCACAGGGCCTTGTGGAAGGCAAGCGCCCTCCTCTTACATTTTCGTCTGTGACTGAGGCCTTCAGGGGAAGAACCATGAAGGGCTCCCATGTCACCTGCTCCCTGACTCGACGGGTGCTGCTCTGTGCACTCGTCTGCGTCACTGCACCCTCGATCACGGCTGGTGAATGGGGTGGCGGGGGGTGACAGCCAGCAGGGCCCCGCACGATCACCTCTCACACTCTGCCCCGTGAGCCATCAAACTGCCTGCGGGCTGAGGAAGAGGGGCTCAGGGCACCCAAACCTGAGGTCCTCGCTGGAACAGAGACACAGGTAAACTGTGCATAGGCCACAGGTTAGGACAGCAGCCAGGTCCTGGCGTGCGGCTTCGTAAGTGAACCAACGAACAGTCtgagtttaaaaggaaaagatcTTATGTAAGCTTTGGGAAACAGGAGTAGGTAACAGTATAAGAGTTAAAAAGAAGCACTCAAGTAACAGGAAAATATGCCTTCGATGTTACATGTCTGGCTGCTCACAGAATGCTTCCAGGTCACTGCCAGAATGACCCGACCCTGACGTTAAAGACGCCTGCAGCCTGGCCCAGgcctgaggagccctgctcttaGTGGCCTCTATGAACAGCCGGGTCTGCTCCTTGAGCTGGTCGAGTTCCACCTGAGTTGCCTGGTTCTGACGAATCAACTCCTTGGTTTTCAAAGTGATCTCCAGCAAACCGGATTTGTGCAGGACTACCAGGGTATTCTGAAAGCGCCTGTGCTTGCTCTGCCGCTGCTCTGGAAAGCCATCTGGGCTGCGGCAGAAGTGCTCGGCGGCCCACAGAGTGGAGCTGTAACTGGCCGCAGGCGGGGATAGCGGGGAGCTGCTCTCCATCCCGTGCAGGGTACTGTCGGACGCGCAGACGGGGCTGGCGGGGGAGGCAAAGGTCAGGCTGGGAGCTTTAGCCACGTGGCTGCTGGATACTGGCTGCAGAGTCTGTGGACTGCCACCCGCCACCAGGGAGGGCACGCCCTGCAGAGCCGAGTCCTCGGCAAGCTTGGCGCCAAGGGGCACAGGGGTCGGGGGCTGTGGGGGGCCAGCACCAGTCTTGGTTGGCTCGCGAGCAGACAGGCCAGGCCCCAGTCTCTCAGTACAGACCTTCTTCTGCATGCCGCCGTCTCCTCGTTCTTCTGCGCTGTGAGAAGGGCCCCTTTTGCCAGGGTGAGGGGCTATTTTGGTGTAAGAATTGAGAATGGGCAAGTAGTTCCTGGAGTCCGACTTTTTCTCACCAGCGTGACACGGGCTGACAGGAGGCGGGACGGGCGGATGAAGGAATAAGAGCTGTGGCTGGGCAGAGATCACTTCAAAGGAGGGCTGCACAGTCCACGACTGGAGCTGGGAGGAGCTGCTGCCCTGCAGACACAGGGAAAGAGTGGCAAACCGCTCGTTACCCGCGGCTGTCCGTGGGGCAAAGCAAATACCCAGATGGACGGACAGAGCTTCCCACACACAGGGCAGCCCTTCTTGATAAGACTCGAGATGAAAGTGGCTTCAATATTCACTTGGGTCTGAtatcatagattttctttcttaaGGGAAAACTGGAGGAAATGGCTATCTTTATTCAAGTGCTGtcactcaagaaaaagaaaagtgtagGTAGGTGGAGTAATGACATAGTCAAGGTCACAACTGAGGCAATAAAAGTACGGATGGTACGATTTGCTGGCATAAATTAAATCGTGCTTGTCTCAATACCACCATGTGACTTTACACCAAAGTCAAGTCTTCCTTTAGTTACTTGTGGAATCTCTCTTACGTGAAATCCACTTTCGACTAAAAAGTTACGTATTTTTTAAGAAGTTCCCTACTGTCAGGAGGCCACAGGTCCGCTTCTATGGCAGTGACCCTCACCAACCACAAAGCTCTGCCAGGCAGCAACAGCCGCCACCTGGTGCTTCCACACTGTGACTTTACATGGCTGTCTCAGTATTCTCCTGTCTTTGAGCCCGGCTAGGAAGCACAGCTCTCTTCACTGAAATGAGGAGACTTGAGAATAAAGTAATAAACACCTGAGGCCAGGCAGAGAGAGCCCTGACAGAGGCTCTCCCCCTTGGTGGAGTCACATGATTTATCTGCGGAAAGTGATGGACCCTGCTCCCTCGTGGGCACCTGATTTGCACACATTTCAGCTCCTTAGATACCTGGTTAGGAACTCCTAGCCAAGTTCAACTACATTTCATCTCCTGTGCAAAGGGTGGGATGACCTGGAAAGTCCATTCTGGAGTCCTCCTGGTATTCAAATATACTGAGAGGTGCTACAATAACAAGCAAGCAATGCGGGGCCCAGCAACCACACTCCCCCAGCAGAGGAGATACAGAAATCAGGAGTCTTTCAAAGAAGAGATCAGCCCAGTGCAGCTCAGCCAAAAGCAAAACTTCAGGCTGTTCCCTTGGTCAATCACACCACAGGGGTTGACCTCCAAGGCAAACAGACCCAGAAAATACCCAATTCATTGCTCTCCCAAGGTTACTCTTTCTAGTGCTGCTGTTATGCCCACTGATTTAGTCTGTTTGTCCCAATTATTAGATTTGTACAAGGTCACCACTCTTGTTGAAATCATCTAAGGGAATACCAGACAAGATTTTAGACTTGCACAGGATCTCAGAATCATTTCACATAAGGCCTCatgttaaagatgaggaaactgaagtccaCAGTGAGGAAATAATTTGTGTGTAAGAAGACACTGACAGAACTGGAATCAGACTCACAAGAGAAAAATACCTAAAACCAAGAAGCAATAATTAAGACACTATATAATaagtaaagatttttaaaatttggaatgtGGTGGAATTCTAGCATATGTGAAAACACAAAACTCCTAGACCGCTCCATCAGGTCATTCTGCCCCCAAGCCTCCTGTCTTCTGATCAAGCCTTCCCAGTGGGTCTTTATCCTGAAGACGACGGCTCTGCTGGGCCCGCCTCCTCACCAGCAACTTTGGGCTGTTCTCTGCCTTCCGGAACTACCACAACACCcacaacaaaaaaacacagatGCCTAAGGAAGAGTGGCAAGGGGGCTGGAGAGGAAGGCAGCGAGGAAAGAGCAGGAGGCAGGAGTCCTAAGGAGCACTGGTGGGGCCTGAACAACCTCATCTGGGCTCCATTTCATATCTTTATTCTCAAATCTCCTCGTCTCAGCGAGGAGAGACGTGCTTCCAGCTGAGATATGATTTGTCAAAGCAAAtgtcttcaaattctttttccaaacTCACCAGGTTGCCTTGTTGAGAATCAGTTTGAGTTGCTCAGCAATAACTAGGTAAGAGTTAAGACATCAGGATTTCCTGTCAGGCTACAGCCATGTTCTTCCACCTAAGGTGGGAAGGTTACCTACACACAGCCAGATTGCAAACTTCACTAGCTTCAAACAGCCTCATTAACAGAACCACGAGAGGACTAGTCTGTTTCAGGGCAAAGCAGGATAAGGTTACATGTTCTTTTAACTAAGTTCATACGACTGAGTTCTCTGACTCAAACACTGGGGTTAAGCTTAGATTTTCTACCTAAATCTTTTCTTTCATATCTAGGTAATAACCACATAATTTGCATAGTTATGTAATAAAACCTAAAACAAGGTACTATTCAATTCTATGGCAATGCTGTGTGGAATCTGCTGGTAGAGTCATATCTATACCAAAGAGTTGCTTTTTCGCTAATGACATAGCTCTGGCTGATTACTAAGAAAATGCTCAGAATATAATGTGAGAAACAGGGAAATTGCCTCTACTTCTCAAATACTTCTCAAAGTCCCCAGGGAAattcaaactaaaaaaaagagCCTCTTGCTTCAACCCTAAACTCTGTCATATCTTAGATGTACTATGGAAGTTAGGACATTTCTGCTTGGTTCCTTTAAACATGACTAAGATATTCCAGACACCTTTGGACAAATGAGGGGTGCAGTCTTACTGTCTGGAAAATGAGAATACATGTCCTGACTCTTGTACTCCTTTTTTCAATCCAGGTCAGTAGCTAAAAGGCCGCACCCTCTTCCCAGGAGAGCAGCACGTGTTGGTGTGGTTTCTGGTGGTCTGCCTCTCAAACCCCTCCTTGGCAGAAAGAAACTCTATACACAGGAAGCTCAGGAACTCGAGTGTGCAAAGAAGTGATGAGTGCGCAGTCCTCCTCACCTGTTTGACCAGCACATTCTTCATAACCACCATGGGGGACAGTGTCGGGAAGGCTCCATTCGCGGGCTTGGAGCTTGGCCTTGGCCTGTCCTCTCGGCTCCAGCCTAAGGCGCTCAGCATGTCCTCGGACTCCATCTGCTCGGCCGAGCTCAGGCATTCTGAGCTCCCATCTGCTGGGCAGAGAAACAGTCAGTTCACTCAGGCTCCCAACCAGTCCTACTGGGGAGCCACGGACGCCCTGAAATCGAATAGAACATTTGTGATCCATGCTTTTGAGACTTCTTCCAGCATGTCTAGCTTTCATGGGATCCTCAATGGGATGCATAattctctctcccaccccaggAGATTAAGGATCACCGCACTAGGACGGCAGACTTCCGATCTAACTCTCTCATAGACAACAGCCAGCATCAATTAGGGTTCACGTGAAAGTAACCACCACCAGTCTACAGAAGTGAGTAAAGGCTTCAAAGTTAGCTGATTACTTTTAAGAATCTGTGGTTGAAAAGGGAGAGGCGTGGGCATGGAACCTGAGAAAAGATGAAGATCTTTAGAGGCTCTAGGCACCACAtgatataacaacaacaaaaacaagtaaCAATAAAACCCCAAGACTTACCACTTCGCTGAAACTAAAACAGATGCCTCCTAAGTTTCCTAATTGCAAAAGCCTGGATAAGTTCATCAAGTTGAGGCTTACGATGtcttcctttgttttcctcttccaCCCAGTTAAGCACCTCCTTTGTTAGTGTCCTGAATGCATGCTGAGTGTGCCTACTGGGGATCCTGTACAACGGGTGATGGAAAGATTCTCTCCACAGCCAAGAAAAGAAGGTTGCTCTACGTGACATCCATAAAGAAAGGACTTAATTAGTTCCTTGCTGGAGTAAACCAAGAGACTGCCAGAAAGGAGGCTGGGAATACCCTAGATGCTCGTCAAAAATCTCAGTGTCGTCTGGATGAGGCGAGATTGGAATGTGACTATAATTTAGAAGAGTGCAACTGTCAACACTTGCCTTTAATCAGATTCTCCAGAGATGCGTTTCAGAAATTATGGGTCTTGGGGCCTTCCCCTCAATCTATGGAATTGATTTAGCTGGTGTCCAGGCACACGTACTTTCACAAAGCACAAGTAATCCAGATGTGCACCTTTAGTTAAGAGCTATTGGGCCAGAAACAAAGAACTTCAGAAGAAAAGTACGTACCTAGTACATGTATCTTGTTTTCTACGCAAATGCCATTCTGCATGAAAAGGaaaccagggctccttggagaaatagcTGATGTCTTTGGCAGGGAAGTCTAGACATCTTACTGTCCCAGAAAGCAAGGAAGTGCTCAAACACAAATGCGAGACACGTCAAAGACATAGGTGCCATCTAGAAGGGACCCCCACTGACCCAATGTGGGACAACCTGGTATCAGAAAGAATACTGATAATGGGTTGACAAACCAAATCAGAAAAGAATTCCGTGAATCCACAGTGATGCTCAAAAAAGGGGGCCGAGAAGTGTTTCCTTAAAGAAGATCAACAGCTAATAACATGTAAAGGAATGATAGAATTAGATCACCATTTTTCAAACCACAAATTTAATAACTGGTTCAGGTAAGCATCATCAGTGGATGCAAAAACCACTGGTCAAGAGGTTGTTGGCAAACAGGAGACTCACACAATCTTAAAGTATCATCCCATAAACTGCTTATTAATTACAAAGAGAAAGGAGGACTTTCATAATAAAGAAATCTGGTCTACAATTACTCCCTTAATCAGAGCACCACCAAGAATAAGACAAACCTAGGAGTCACCTCATGTGTTGCAATGAGAGGATATAACATCAAaaatttagttttctattttaaaaatgtttattctgtTTCTAATACTGGGgaagctaccagagaagtccagtgTGAAACATCCTACAAAACAACACGCCTAACTCATTTAAAGATATCGATttcacgaaaaaaaaaaaaaagaaagggaagacaaGGGAACTGTTCTAGACTAAGAGCGAAAAGACAGGACAATGAAATGAAATGCACAACCTTCAACTGAGTTCTGAACCCACAACAagcaaatatacaaaaaagactaACAGTTATAAAGGACACTATTGAGACAATGCGAAAAATCTAAATACGGACTGTAGCTAATTAATAACTGCCGATTACATCACATCCCAAGGAACTGAAAGGATAACTCCAGCAGGGATGACACCATTGGCACCTGGCCCAGAAGTGGCTGGAGGCCTTCACTGGGACCACCGTCTGGGGCATACGAGTCTGAGTATTTTTAAGACTGCCTTATGTCTGAACAGCACAAAACTTAAGGCACTGCTGCATTGAGAATAGGAAACTTTCAGAAAAACTACCCAGACTGTGCAACATGCTACAAAACAGCTGGCCTGATGGAGCTGAAGTTGTCAGAGGAAGTACcaaaatggccacagtattgagaATAACAGGAGGTGGGATTatggttaatatttattttcttctctgcatGTACCTAAACTTCTAAGCTTCTACAATGAGCATATATTACCttcatgatattaaaaaaaagaaaaaacccaataTGATAttaagacagagaaggcaatggcaccccactccagtactctcgcctggaaaatcccatggacggagaagcctggtgggctgcagtccatggggtcgcgaagagtcggacacgactgagcgacttcactttcaatttttactttcatgcactggagaaggaaatggcacccactccagtgttcttgcctagagaatcccagggatgggggagcctggtgggctgctgtctatggggtcacacagagccggacacgactgaagcgacttagcagcagcagcaacagcagcaggcttGCAAAGTTTCCCAAACCTGTTTGATCACAGGCATCACCAGAGACACTTGTAAAAATAGGAAACCCACACTCTAGGCCCTCCCCGCAGACCCTCGATGTCACAATCTccaggagaggggcctggtgtttCTAAACAAATGCCTCAGAAAGGCCTTATGATGAGGCAAGCTTGAGAAACAATGGGAAAAAACTGAGAAGGAAAACCCAAAGAGCTAGACGCTGGCCCTAACTTTCCTGAACTGTACTTATTCTAATCCCTGACCTGGTGCTCTGCTCCTCTCAGATCAACAATCTATTGATAACCTGGCTTCCCCTGCAGCTTCATAATTTACAAATCTAAGGGTGAGAGAGTTCAGGGTTCCTAAGAGCTGCATTTCTCACTATAAATTCATAAATCGACAAGATGGACTGATTAGTCTCTGTGGGCTGAAAAATAGAAATCTTCCTCCAGGAGAGGGCTCCGCTCTCGGGATGCCGGCCCAGGCCGAATCCCCTGGCATCACCTCTCTGCATCCCCTGGGCCAAAAATGTCGCCACTCAAGCCGTATTTAAGCCACTTCTCTCAGACCTGGAGATTTAAAAAAGCCTcagcacaaaattaaaagatttacTGGGTATGCAGCTAGTTCTTTCAGAAAAAATAGTAAGGAAAATTGTCCTGCTTTCTCGTCTCTAATAGGTACTCAGGTTTGGAATGGGGCCAGGAGACTCACagaccaaacacaaagagcaaacacTGGCAGGGATGGGCTGTCAGgaggaaatgtttttaaacataaCAAAATACTTTCTTAGAAAAAAGATATCTTAACAAattatatactgctgctgctgctgctaagtcgcttcagtcgtgtccgactctgtgcgaccccactaCCTTTGCTTAATTTGTTTTATGTGGTGACAACATGCAGTTTTTTTTCCAATGTGATTATTGGAATGCAGTTTAACTGCAATATAACTATTCCtgtgagaaaggaggaaagacaACAGAATTATGagtattttatatcttttctccCATAACCACTTCCCACAGTGGGGAAACATGTAAGATTTGAAGTTGAGAGTCTGAGCTGAAAAAAGACATCAAACTGTCCTTGAGAACTAACCCCACTGTGACTCTGATGAATACCCTGCCATGTGGCAACAGAACTACCATTTTAAGAGACCAGAGAGCCATTCATTTCTCCTGTGGGTGAAATCTTCCCATCCTTATCACACAAATGAGTTTTACGGAGGACATTTTTCAGGCAAATCATTCACTACAGTGTAGAAAGGATAAGGTAATTTTAACCTGAAAATCCAGAGTCCTTATCTGACTCAGCTGCCAGGCCGAGCTGACGAGACGCCTTTTTCATCTCTGAGCCCTTGCTTGGTTTGGCTGACAGCCTTCGAGAGCCCTCTCTGGACGGGTTCTTCCTCTCCATGTTTTACTGGGCTGCGAGGGGACACATCAGTACTCTTTTCATCTGGACTGCCCTGTGAA from Capra hircus breed San Clemente chromosome 10, ASM170441v1, whole genome shotgun sequence encodes the following:
- the CIPC gene encoding CLOCK-interacting pacemaker; translation: MERKNPSREGSRRLSAKPSKGSEMKKASRQLGLAAESDKDSGFSDGSSECLSSAEQMESEDMLSALGWSREDRPRPSSKPANGAFPTLSPMVVMKNVLVKQGSSSSQLQSWTVQPSFEVISAQPQLLFLHPPVPPPVSPCHAGEKKSDSRNYLPILNSYTKIAPHPGKRGPSHSAEERGDGGMQKKVCTERLGPGLSAREPTKTGAGPPQPPTPVPLGAKLAEDSALQGVPSLVAGGSPQTLQPVSSSHVAKAPSLTFASPASPVCASDSTLHGMESSSPLSPPAASYSSTLWAAEHFCRSPDGFPEQRQSKHRRFQNTLVVLHKSGLLEITLKTKELIRQNQATQVELDQLKEQTRLFIEATKSRAPQAWARLQASLTSGSGHSGSDLEAFCEQPDM